Below is a window of Deinococcus aerolatus DNA.
TCCCCCAGCGCAAGGTCCGGTAGGTCCTGCACAGCGGCGCTGGCGCCGGTAAACAGTTCGGGCAGGCTGGTGGTGGCGGCCACCAGAATCAGGCCCGTCCAGGTCCGGCCCATTTTGGTCTTCTCAGCCAGAATGTCCCCGGTCCGCGCCAGCACCGTTCCGGCCGCCACGGTGATTCCCGCCACCAGCGCGAACGCCAGCCAGATCACTGCCGGGCTCCGCGTCGCCGAACCATCCATTTCTCCAGCTCAACGGCGCAGAACGCTGCCGTGGACAGCGCCAGCGCAAGTGCAAGGTCAGCCGCAGGCAGTGGACGCGTCTGAAATACAGTCTGCAGGGCCGGCAGGTAGATGACGGCCAGTTGCAGCAGCGTGGTCAGCGCGACTGCGCCGCCAAGCGCCGGGTTGGAGGCCAGGCCCTGCCGGAACAGGGATTCGCGGCCCGAGCGGACCGCCAGCACATGTCCCATCTGCGACAGGGTCAGGGTGGCAAACACCATGGTCTGCCAGGTGTCCAGCCCAGCCCGCCAGTACAGATACCCGACGCCCAGCGACACTGATCCGATCAGCAGGCCCACCCACAGGATATGACGGCCGACTCCAGCGCCAAAGAGACTGGCATCCGGCGGCGTCGGCCCGCGGAGCATGACGCCCGCCTCCGCCCGCTCGGCACCCAGCGCCAGCCCGGGGAGCCCGTCGGTCAGCAGGTTGATCCAGAGAATCTGCAGCGGCAACAGCGGAAGCGGCATGCCCATCAGGGGCCCCACCAGCAGCGGCCAGATCTCGGCGAGATTGCCAGCCAGGGCAAACTTCACGAACTTGCGGATGTTGTCAAAAATAACCCGGCCTTCCCGAACGGCCCGGACGATGGTCGAGAAGTTGTCGTCCAGCAGCACCATCGAGGCGGCCTCCTTGGCGACGTCGGTGCCGCCGATGCCCATCGCCACGCCAATGTCGGCCTGCTTCAGGGCGGGCGCGTCATTGACGCCGTCTCCGGTCATGGCGACCAGTTCGCCGCGTCCCTGGAGTGCCCGGACGATCCGGGTCTTGTGGTGGGGCGCGACCCGGGCGTACACCGACACCGTGGCCACATGCTGGGCCAGCGCCTCTTTACTCAGGTCCTCAATCTCCGCGCCGGTCAGCACCTGGTCCCCAGGACTTCCACTTCCAACAATGCCCAGATCGCGGGCGATTTCCAGTGCGGTGAGTGGATGGTCACCCGTGATCATGACTGGGCGGATGCCTGCCGCCGTACAGGTCGCGATAGCCTCGCGCACATCAGGACGTGGGGGATCGAGCATCCCGAACAGACCCACGAAGATCAGGTCCTCCTCCAGGTCTGCCGGCACCGCCTCCAGAAGGCGACACGCCACACCCAGCACCCGCATCTGGCGTCCGGCCAGCCGGTTGTGCGCCGCGAGAATGCGTTCCCGCCAGGACGCCGTCAGGGGTTCAATTCCGTCTTCGGTCAGCACCTGCGTGCACACGGTCAGCAGGCTGTCGGCGGCCCCCTTGGTCAGGCTCAGATACGGGGCCGGGGGCAGCGGCCAGGTCTGGGGCCAGGCGCCGGCGGCCTGATGAAGGGTTGTCATGCGCCGCCGGCCCGGGTCAAAGGGGCGCTCATCCACACGGGGGAGCGCCGCGCGGAGGCCCCCCTGGAACAGACCAAACCGGGCCGCCGCGACCACCAGCGCGGCCTCGGTGGGTTCGCCCACGGCCTGAGGCCCCGTCGGTGGTACCGCTGCCAGTGGGCCCAGTTCGGCGTCGCTACACAGCGCCCCGGCAATCAGTAAGGGCAACGCGGCGGGAGGCAATCCCAGACGTTCAGCACCCGGCCCCCAGCCGGCACAAGCGTCTGGCTGCTTCTCCAGTTCCGTACCCAGTTCCGCACCGCCGTTTAACAGCGTATCTACATGCAGCCGGTGCCCCGCCACGTCCAGCGCACTGACGGTCATGCGGTTCTGGGTCAGGGTGCCGGTCTTGTCTGAACAGATGACCGTGACCGATCCCAATGTCTCTACCGCAGGCAGCTTGCGGATCAGGACCCGGCGCCGCAACATGCGCCGGGCCCCAAGGGCCAGCGTGATGGTGGCCATGGCCGGCAGACCCTCCGGCACCACAGCGACCGCCAGGGCCAGGGCCGTCAGCAGCAGGGTCTGCGGGTTCTCGCCGCGCAGCGAACCCAGGGCGTACACCACCGCAACCAGCGCCAGGGCCGCGAAGGTCAGGCTGCGGCCCAGCCGGGCCAACCGACGCTGCAGGGGCGTCGGCGGG
It encodes the following:
- a CDS encoding cation-translocating P-type ATPase, with protein sequence MSTPTPTPRSRPNARLPRRDSGDVQVTAWHALTAADVLARLGSAKGTGLDESVAAGRLEREGPNTLPDPEVTSPWRILAGQFTDTLVLLLLAAAAVSLALGERAEVIAILVIVVLNAGLGFMQEYRAERAVAALRQLAVPVVRVRRGGRTRELPASALVSGDVALLEAGNLVPADGRVIESAGLQLQEAALTGESWPVAKAAGILGSATPLAERLNMVYLGTAVSAGRGVMVVTGTGVRSELGRLAGALAAAVRPPTPLQRRLARLGRSLTFAALALVAVVYALGSLRGENPQTLLLTALALAVAVVPEGLPAMATITLALGARRMLRRRVLIRKLPAVETLGSVTVICSDKTGTLTQNRMTVSALDVAGHRLHVDTLLNGGAELGTELEKQPDACAGWGPGAERLGLPPAALPLLIAGALCSDAELGPLAAVPPTGPQAVGEPTEAALVVAAARFGLFQGGLRAALPRVDERPFDPGRRRMTTLHQAAGAWPQTWPLPPAPYLSLTKGAADSLLTVCTQVLTEDGIEPLTASWRERILAAHNRLAGRQMRVLGVACRLLEAVPADLEEDLIFVGLFGMLDPPRPDVREAIATCTAAGIRPVMITGDHPLTALEIARDLGIVGSGSPGDQVLTGAEIEDLSKEALAQHVATVSVYARVAPHHKTRIVRALQGRGELVAMTGDGVNDAPALKQADIGVAMGIGGTDVAKEAASMVLLDDNFSTIVRAVREGRVIFDNIRKFVKFALAGNLAEIWPLLVGPLMGMPLPLLPLQILWINLLTDGLPGLALGAERAEAGVMLRGPTPPDASLFGAGVGRHILWVGLLIGSVSLGVGYLYWRAGLDTWQTMVFATLTLSQMGHVLAVRSGRESLFRQGLASNPALGGAVALTTLLQLAVIYLPALQTVFQTRPLPAADLALALALSTAAFCAVELEKWMVRRRGARQ